Proteins encoded within one genomic window of Candidatus Brevundimonas colombiensis:
- the trmFO gene encoding methylenetetrahydrofolate--tRNA-(uracil(54)-C(5))-methyltransferase (FADH(2)-oxidizing) TrmFO, translating to MTASSASPSPTHVIGGGLAGSEAAWQIAQAGVPVILHEMRGVPGVRTDAHHTDGLAELVCSNSFRSDDWEYNAVGLLHAEMRALDSIIMACGDAHQVPAGGALAVDREGFSAAVTARLAAHPLVTIVREEIAGLPPEDWDNVIVATGPLTSPALAEAILKATGEESLSFFDAIAPIVHADSIDFDIAWRQSRYDKEGPGGDAAAYVNCPMDKPQYDAFIDALLDGPKAEFKDWENVPYFDGCLPIEVMAERGRETLRHGPMKPVGLTNPRDPTVKPHAIVQLRQDNALGTLFNLVGFQTKLKHGAQAETFRMIPGLQNAQFARLGGLHRNTYLNSPQLLDKQLRLKALPRLRFAGQVTGVEGYVESASMGLLTGRLAAAQALGRNLSAPPPETAMGALVEHITGGHLEGAKFQPMNINYGLLPPLEAPKIDEDGKRIHPKERGRAKKRLMSIRAMNSLKAWRDAG from the coding sequence ATGACCGCTTCTTCCGCCTCCCCCTCCCCCACCCACGTCATCGGCGGCGGCCTGGCCGGCTCCGAAGCCGCCTGGCAGATCGCCCAGGCCGGCGTGCCCGTAATCCTGCACGAGATGCGCGGCGTGCCCGGCGTCAGGACCGATGCCCACCACACCGATGGTCTGGCCGAACTGGTCTGCTCCAACTCCTTCCGGTCGGACGACTGGGAATACAATGCCGTGGGTCTGCTGCACGCCGAGATGCGGGCGCTGGATTCGATCATCATGGCCTGCGGCGACGCCCACCAGGTGCCGGCCGGCGGCGCCCTGGCCGTGGACCGCGAGGGCTTCTCCGCCGCCGTCACCGCCAGACTGGCGGCCCATCCTCTCGTCACCATCGTCCGCGAGGAGATCGCCGGCCTGCCGCCCGAGGACTGGGACAATGTCATCGTCGCCACCGGCCCCCTGACCTCGCCCGCCCTGGCCGAGGCCATACTGAAGGCGACGGGCGAGGAGAGCCTCAGCTTCTTCGACGCCATCGCCCCCATCGTCCATGCGGACTCGATCGACTTCGACATCGCCTGGCGCCAGTCGCGCTATGACAAGGAAGGTCCCGGGGGAGACGCCGCCGCCTACGTCAACTGCCCGATGGACAAGCCCCAGTACGACGCCTTCATCGACGCCCTGCTGGACGGCCCCAAGGCCGAGTTCAAGGACTGGGAGAACGTCCCCTATTTCGACGGCTGCCTGCCCATTGAGGTCATGGCCGAACGCGGCCGCGAGACCCTGCGTCACGGCCCGATGAAGCCCGTCGGCCTGACCAATCCGCGCGATCCGACGGTCAAGCCCCACGCCATCGTCCAGCTGCGCCAGGACAACGCCCTGGGCACCCTGTTCAATCTGGTCGGCTTCCAGACCAAGCTGAAGCACGGGGCGCAGGCCGAGACCTTCCGCATGATCCCGGGGCTTCAGAACGCCCAGTTCGCGCGCCTCGGCGGCCTGCACCGCAACACCTATCTGAACAGCCCCCAGCTGCTGGACAAGCAGTTGCGCCTGAAGGCCCTGCCACGCCTGCGCTTCGCCGGTCAGGTGACGGGGGTTGAGGGCTATGTCGAAAGCGCCTCCATGGGCCTGCTGACCGGTCGTCTGGCCGCCGCCCAGGCCCTGGGTCGCAACCTGTCCGCCCCGCCGCCCGAGACCGCCATGGGCGCCCTGGTCGAACACATCACCGGCGGCCATCTGGAAGGCGCCAAGTTCCAGCCGATGAACATCAACTACGGCCTGCTGCCCCCGCTTGAGGCGCCCAAAATCGACGAGGACGGCAAGCGCATCCACCCCAAAGAACGCGGCCGCGCCAAGAAACGGCTGATGAGCATCCGCGCGATGAACAGCCTGAAGGCCTGGCGCGACGCGGGCTGA
- a CDS encoding CoA transferase subunit A, which translates to MGKIYADVTSALEGLTFDGMTVMSGGFGLCGIPENLIAALRDSGVKGLTVISNNAGVDGFGLGQLLGTRQIAKMISSYVGENKEFERQYLAGELELEFNPQGTLAERIRAGGAGIPAFFTATGVGTLVAEGKEVRNFNGRDYVMETGLIADLSIIKAWKADERGNLVFRKTARNFNPMMATAGKVTVVEVEQIVPVGSLDPDHIHTPGVYVDRLVQTVSEKRIEQRTVRQREPGSSSEAVALGGNA; encoded by the coding sequence ATGGGAAAGATCTACGCTGACGTCACGTCCGCGCTGGAAGGGCTGACCTTCGACGGCATGACGGTCATGTCCGGCGGCTTCGGCCTGTGCGGCATCCCCGAGAACCTGATCGCCGCCCTGCGCGACAGCGGCGTCAAAGGCCTGACGGTCATCTCCAACAACGCCGGCGTCGACGGGTTTGGTCTGGGCCAACTGCTCGGAACCCGCCAGATCGCCAAGATGATCTCGTCCTACGTCGGCGAGAACAAGGAGTTCGAGCGTCAGTATCTGGCCGGCGAGCTGGAGCTGGAGTTCAACCCCCAGGGCACCCTGGCCGAGCGCATCCGCGCGGGCGGCGCGGGCATCCCCGCCTTCTTCACCGCCACCGGCGTCGGCACCCTGGTCGCCGAGGGCAAGGAGGTCCGCAACTTCAACGGCCGCGACTACGTCATGGAGACCGGCCTGATCGCCGACCTGTCGATCATCAAGGCGTGGAAGGCCGACGAGCGCGGCAACCTCGTGTTCCGCAAGACCGCCCGCAACTTCAACCCGATGATGGCCACGGCCGGCAAGGTCACGGTCGTCGAGGTCGAGCAGATCGTCCCCGTTGGCTCGCTCGATCCCGACCACATCCACACGCCGGGCGTCTATGTCGACCGCCTGGTCCAGACCGTGTCCGAGAAGCGCATCGAACAGCGCACCGTGCGTCAGAGGGAGCCGGGCTCAAGTAGCGAAGCGGTAGCCCTAGGGGGGAATGCATAA
- a CDS encoding squalene/phytoene synthase family protein, with amino-acid sequence MTPTDTLDQQVRAADLDRWLSSRLVSDPQARADLIALYAFEAELMAIPTRVTQPLLAEMRYTWWAEQMDGVFAGVARKGHPVLEALTDLVARHALDRAPFEALIEAHIGRVHGAPHDLDAFYLGPMQVAAQVLAGRGHDAAVADAGRVWGLTQTGRSAEAAALRATANAALRRLPPVGFPAVAHAALTDPDGPEPLKRLRLLWAVLRGRI; translated from the coding sequence GTGACCCCGACGGACACCCTGGATCAGCAGGTCCGCGCCGCCGATCTGGACCGCTGGCTGTCCAGCCGGCTGGTTTCGGACCCGCAGGCGCGCGCCGATCTGATCGCGCTCTACGCCTTCGAGGCCGAGTTGATGGCCATTCCGACGCGCGTCACCCAGCCCCTGCTGGCCGAGATGCGCTACACCTGGTGGGCGGAACAGATGGACGGCGTCTTCGCCGGCGTGGCGCGAAAGGGCCATCCGGTGCTGGAGGCCCTGACCGACCTTGTCGCCCGCCACGCCCTGGATCGCGCCCCGTTCGAGGCCCTGATCGAGGCCCATATCGGCCGTGTCCACGGCGCGCCGCATGATCTGGACGCCTTCTATCTCGGGCCGATGCAGGTCGCGGCGCAGGTTCTGGCGGGCAGGGGACATGACGCCGCCGTCGCGGATGCGGGTCGCGTCTGGGGATTGACGCAGACCGGCCGGTCGGCAGAGGCGGCGGCCCTGCGCGCCACGGCCAATGCGGCGTTGAGGCGCCTGCCGCCCGTCGGCTTCCCTGCCGTGGCCCATGCGGCGCTGACCGACCCGGATGGGCCGGAGCCGTTGAAGCGGCTGCGCCTGTTGTGGGCGGTGCTGCGCGGCCGCATCTGA
- a CDS encoding 3-oxoacid CoA-transferase subunit B → MARTREQLAERAAQELQDGFYVNLGIGIPTLVANYIPAGMTVTLQSENGMLGMGPFPYEGDEDPDLINAGKQTITEIPESSYFSSADSFAMIRGGHINLSILGAMEVAQNGDIANWMIPGKLVKGMGGAMDLVAGVKRVVVVMEHANKHGQSKVLKSCTLPLTGTGVVSRIITDLATFDVKPDGAGLALIELADSVTLEEVAAKTEAAYSVSENLKTA, encoded by the coding sequence ATGGCTCGTACTCGCGAACAACTGGCCGAGCGCGCCGCCCAGGAGCTTCAGGACGGCTTCTATGTCAACCTGGGCATCGGCATCCCGACCCTGGTGGCCAACTACATCCCCGCCGGCATGACCGTGACCCTGCAGTCCGAGAACGGGATGTTGGGCATGGGCCCCTTCCCCTATGAGGGCGACGAGGATCCCGACCTGATCAACGCCGGCAAGCAGACGATCACCGAGATCCCCGAGTCGTCCTATTTCAGCAGCGCCGACAGCTTCGCCATGATCCGGGGCGGCCACATCAACCTGTCGATCCTGGGCGCGATGGAGGTGGCCCAGAACGGCGACATCGCCAACTGGATGATCCCCGGCAAGCTGGTCAAGGGCATGGGCGGCGCCATGGACCTGGTCGCGGGCGTCAAGCGCGTGGTCGTGGTCATGGAGCACGCCAACAAGCACGGCCAGTCCAAGGTGCTGAAATCCTGCACCCTGCCCCTGACCGGCACGGGCGTCGTCAGCCGCATCATCACCGACCTGGCGACCTTCGACGTCAAGCCGGACGGCGCGGGCCTTGCACTGATCGAACTGGCCGACAGCGTCACCCTGGAAGAGGTCGCCGCCAAGACCGAGGCCGCCTATTCGGTTTCGGAGAACCTCAAGACGGCCTGA
- a CDS encoding oligosaccharide flippase family protein translates to MADVGWLYVAHIARYAAPLLLYPVLTRRLGVEGFGVYAAGLSLALIVSVVVDYGLSVSGPRDIAARPADRGRIVGRAVAVRALLVPPAIGVGLGLSILTPALGGVGGATAMAILLGVGQGAGLLWYFQGIRNPAPMAMREVGFILAAALAILAWPGSGVAGALAVQAAGVWCGVAVGGVGVWRRERIARPSWSAVVGALRQEGALFLSRAVIAAYTGAAVFVVAVLAGPTQAALYGVADRLVSAAGSQMRPLAGVIAPRIAALLTHDPIAAFRTARWTLVSAFGAAAVVATGLMIAAPMLMRGLFGAAFMGAEAPLRLLAATLPLVAISQVLGLHLMTSLRMDGRFAAMTAVGCAATLGAAWALAPNFGAVGTAGARIVGEAAVVLICAACLKGHWGALFPARSRHVPAI, encoded by the coding sequence GTGGCCGACGTTGGCTGGCTGTATGTCGCCCACATCGCCCGTTACGCCGCGCCCCTGCTGCTTTATCCGGTTCTGACGCGACGGCTGGGGGTCGAGGGGTTCGGCGTCTATGCGGCGGGTCTGTCGCTGGCGCTGATCGTTTCGGTGGTCGTGGACTATGGCCTGTCGGTGTCCGGCCCGCGCGACATCGCGGCGCGTCCGGCGGACAGGGGCCGGATCGTCGGCCGGGCGGTTGCGGTGCGGGCTCTGTTGGTGCCGCCCGCCATAGGCGTGGGTCTGGGTCTGTCGATCCTGACCCCGGCGCTGGGCGGCGTGGGCGGGGCGACGGCCATGGCGATCCTGCTGGGCGTCGGCCAGGGGGCCGGCCTGCTGTGGTATTTTCAGGGGATCAGAAATCCGGCGCCGATGGCGATGCGGGAGGTCGGCTTCATTCTGGCGGCGGCCCTGGCCATCCTGGCGTGGCCCGGATCGGGCGTGGCCGGGGCCTTGGCGGTGCAGGCCGCCGGGGTCTGGTGTGGCGTGGCGGTCGGCGGCGTGGGGGTATGGCGCAGGGAGCGGATCGCGCGGCCGTCGTGGTCGGCGGTGGTCGGGGCGTTGCGTCAGGAAGGCGCATTGTTTCTCAGCCGCGCGGTGATCGCGGCCTATACGGGGGCGGCCGTGTTCGTGGTCGCCGTCCTGGCCGGGCCGACGCAGGCGGCGCTGTATGGGGTCGCGGATCGGCTGGTCTCGGCCGCCGGGTCGCAGATGCGGCCGCTGGCGGGGGTGATCGCGCCCCGGATCGCCGCCCTGCTGACGCATGATCCCATCGCGGCCTTTCGCACCGCGCGCTGGACGCTGGTCAGCGCCTTCGGGGCGGCGGCGGTGGTGGCCACAGGTTTGATGATCGCGGCGCCGATGCTGATGCGCGGCCTGTTCGGCGCGGCCTTCATGGGGGCGGAGGCGCCCTTGCGTCTGCTGGCCGCGACCCTGCCGCTGGTGGCGATCAGCCAGGTGCTGGGCCTGCATCTGATGACGTCGCTGCGGATGGACGGACGGTTCGCGGCGATGACGGCTGTGGGATGTGCGGCGACGTTGGGGGCGGCCTGGGCGCTGGCCCCGAACTTCGGCGCGGTCGGCACGGCCGGGGCCAGGATCGTGGGCGAGGCGGCGGTCGTCCTGATCTGCGCGGCCTGTCTGAAAGGCCATTGGGGCGCCCTGTTTCCCGCACGGAGCCGTCATGTCCCGGCGATATGA
- a CDS encoding MarR family transcriptional regulator, translating to MPDRASRAAAQWAVQRPDLDMLPMEVLGRLNEASQLVIRERQTPLFASHGLQHGEFDVLATLRRSGDRDGLTPTTLFEATMMSSGGMTARIDRLEKAGMVERRPHPSDRRATLVRLTAKGFDLIDSIMPSHQDAARAALAGLSIEEQKTLNALLARLIAGLNG from the coding sequence ATGCCAGACAGAGCCTCTCGCGCCGCGGCCCAATGGGCCGTGCAACGTCCCGACCTGGATATGCTGCCGATGGAGGTTCTGGGCCGTCTGAACGAGGCGTCGCAGCTGGTGATCCGCGAACGACAGACGCCGCTGTTCGCCAGCCATGGCTTGCAACACGGCGAATTCGACGTCCTGGCGACGCTGCGTCGCTCAGGAGATCGCGATGGCCTGACGCCGACGACGCTGTTCGAGGCGACGATGATGTCGTCCGGCGGCATGACCGCCCGGATCGACCGGCTCGAAAAGGCGGGCATGGTCGAACGCCGTCCGCACCCCAGCGATCGCCGGGCGACGCTGGTCCGCCTGACCGCCAAGGGATTCGACCTGATCGATTCGATCATGCCCAGTCATCAGGACGCCGCGCGCGCGGCGCTGGCCGGGCTGTCGATTGAGGAACAAAAGACGCTGAACGCCCTGCTGGCGCGTCTGATCGCCGGCCTGAACGGCTAG
- a CDS encoding cyclopropane-fatty-acyl-phospholipid synthase: protein MNLTNVAIRQLQDAPFPDFVTRPAIESLVTEARKRLDRDGPHDEAAFARDMAQRVIAEHADAANEQHYELPPEFFQLCLGQRLKYSCCLYPTGRETLDQAEEAALAETCAHAELKDGQTILEMGCGWGSLSLWMAEVYPNARITAVSNSHGQRGHIEAQAAARGLSNLTVITRDMNAFETEQRFDRIVSVEMFEHMANWRALLTKARGWLKDDGRMFIHVFTHRDAPYRFDHTDSGDFIAQHFFTGGVMPSHGLIRQFPDLFAVEQEWTWNGGHYARTANDWLANMDRNADRVAVLMRETYGDEARLWTRRWRRFYLATAGLFGNDGGRTWAVSHYRLKPV, encoded by the coding sequence ATGAACCTGACCAATGTCGCCATTCGCCAGCTTCAGGACGCGCCTTTTCCAGATTTCGTGACCCGTCCCGCGATCGAAAGCCTGGTGACGGAGGCGAGGAAGCGGCTGGATCGCGATGGGCCGCACGACGAGGCGGCGTTCGCGCGTGACATGGCCCAGCGCGTCATCGCCGAACACGCCGATGCGGCGAACGAGCAGCATTACGAACTGCCGCCCGAGTTCTTTCAACTGTGCCTGGGCCAGCGGCTGAAATACTCCTGCTGCCTGTATCCAACCGGACGCGAGACGCTGGATCAGGCGGAAGAAGCGGCGCTGGCCGAGACCTGTGCCCATGCCGAGTTGAAGGACGGGCAGACGATCCTGGAGATGGGTTGCGGCTGGGGTTCGCTGTCGCTGTGGATGGCCGAGGTCTATCCGAACGCCCGGATCACGGCGGTGTCGAACAGCCACGGTCAGCGCGGCCATATCGAGGCCCAGGCGGCGGCGCGGGGCTTGAGCAACCTGACCGTCATCACGCGCGACATGAACGCCTTCGAGACCGAGCAGCGGTTCGACCGGATCGTGTCGGTCGAGATGTTCGAACATATGGCCAACTGGCGCGCCCTGCTGACCAAGGCGCGGGGCTGGTTGAAGGACGACGGGCGGATGTTCATCCACGTCTTCACCCACCGCGACGCCCCCTATCGGTTCGACCACACCGACAGCGGCGACTTCATCGCCCAGCACTTCTTCACCGGCGGCGTCATGCCCAGCCACGGCCTGATCCGCCAGTTCCCCGACCTGTTCGCGGTGGAGCAGGAATGGACCTGGAACGGCGGTCACTACGCCCGGACCGCCAACGACTGGCTGGCCAATATGGATCGGAACGCCGACCGGGTCGCGGTGTTGATGCGCGAGACCTATGGCGACGAGGCCCGGCTTTGGACCCGGCGCTGGCGGCGGTTCTATCTGGCGACGGCGGGCCTGTTCGGCAACGACGGGGGCCGGACCTGGGCGGTCAGCCATTACCGACTGAAACCTGTTTGA
- a CDS encoding DUF2177 family protein — protein MIKYVAAYLGAGLTFAAIDFVWLTTMTDRLYKPVIGSIMADRPDMKAAVAFYLISIAGTVFLAIAPALKDGAWTRAALNGAVLGFVAYATYDLTNQATLSVWQTRLTLIDLMWGTVLTAASATGGYFAVRWAEGRFG, from the coding sequence ATGATCAAATATGTCGCGGCCTATCTGGGGGCCGGTCTGACCTTCGCCGCCATCGACTTCGTCTGGCTGACGACGATGACCGACCGGCTGTACAAGCCCGTCATCGGGTCGATCATGGCCGACAGGCCGGACATGAAGGCGGCCGTGGCCTTCTATCTGATCTCCATCGCCGGGACGGTGTTTCTGGCCATCGCGCCGGCGCTGAAGGACGGCGCCTGGACGCGGGCGGCGCTGAACGGGGCGGTGCTGGGTTTCGTCGCCTACGCCACCTATGACCTGACCAATCAGGCGACCCTGTCGGTGTGGCAGACCCGGCTGACGCTGATCGACCTGATGTGGGGCACGGTTCTGACGGCCGCGTCGGCGACCGGCGGCTATTTCGCGGTGCGCTGGGCCGAGGGGCGTTTCGGCTGA
- a CDS encoding MFS transporter, with translation MAAQSDVAPTRGASLLLLAAIVALALNLRPAMAAVGPLLDLIEGATGMGSTAASLLTTLPVLMIGLGVLSIRPLRRRLGERRGVLLGALLIGGACLARALLTDTAGLIASAAVVGVGVALIQALAPVVIKRAFPAQFGTVMALYTTGIMGGAAVAAATAAGLAEAIGWAGTLALWSVPAFLAALIWLAASRDPAAEEPNRAAVIAATDPERPFWSQGRAWRLILIMGLGTSAYTLVLAWLPPFYIDLGEPRATAGYLLSGMTGAEVMAGLLVSMTIGRFPDRRGPILTALVLALLGLAGLVIAPVSLAVPVVMVLGLGIGAIFPLSLILAMDQIDDPARSGDLLAFVQGGGYIIASLSPLAAGLLRDRMADLTQAWVLMGVGVVLLGVMTLGFRPGLPKLR, from the coding sequence ATGGCCGCACAATCTGATGTCGCGCCGACGCGCGGCGCGTCGCTGCTGTTGCTGGCGGCCATCGTGGCCCTGGCGCTGAACCTGCGTCCTGCCATGGCGGCGGTCGGGCCGCTGCTGGACCTGATCGAGGGCGCGACGGGCATGGGGTCCACCGCCGCCAGCCTGCTGACCACCCTGCCGGTTCTGATGATCGGTCTGGGCGTCCTGTCCATCCGGCCGCTGCGTCGGCGCCTGGGCGAGCGGCGCGGCGTCCTGCTGGGGGCGCTGTTGATCGGCGGGGCCTGTCTGGCGCGGGCGCTCTTGACGGATACGGCCGGGCTGATCGCCAGCGCGGCGGTAGTCGGCGTCGGTGTCGCCTTGATCCAGGCGCTGGCGCCGGTCGTTATCAAACGGGCGTTTCCGGCGCAGTTCGGCACGGTCATGGCGCTGTACACCACCGGCATCATGGGCGGCGCGGCGGTCGCGGCGGCCACGGCGGCGGGTCTGGCCGAGGCGATCGGCTGGGCGGGGACGCTGGCGTTGTGGAGCGTTCCGGCCTTCCTCGCCGCCCTGATCTGGCTGGCGGCGTCACGCGACCCGGCGGCCGAGGAGCCGAACCGCGCCGCCGTGATCGCGGCGACCGACCCGGAGCGTCCCTTCTGGAGCCAAGGCCGGGCATGGCGGCTGATCCTGATCATGGGGCTGGGCACCTCGGCCTATACGCTGGTTCTGGCCTGGCTGCCGCCCTTCTACATCGACCTGGGCGAGCCCAGGGCCACGGCCGGCTATCTGCTCAGCGGCATGACCGGCGCCGAGGTCATGGCCGGCCTGCTGGTGTCGATGACCATCGGGCGGTTCCCGGATCGACGGGGGCCGATCCTGACGGCCCTGGTTCTGGCCCTGCTGGGTCTGGCGGGACTGGTCATCGCGCCGGTCAGCCTGGCGGTTCCGGTGGTGATGGTCCTCGGGCTGGGGATCGGCGCCATCTTCCCGCTCAGCCTAATCCTGGCGATGGATCAGATCGACGATCCCGCGCGCTCGGGCGATCTGCTCGCCTTCGTTCAGGGCGGCGGCTACATCATCGCCAGCCTGTCGCCGCTGGCCGCCGGCCTGTTGCGCGACCGCATGGCCGACCTGACCCAGGCCTGGGTTCTGATGGGCGTCGGCGTGGTGCTGCTGGGCGTCATGACGCTGGGCTTCCGGCCGGGTCTGCCCAAGCTGCGCTGA
- the glf gene encoding UDP-galactopyranose mutase encodes MSRRYDWLVVGAGFTGAVVAERLARGLDQRVLVIDRRDHVGGNAHDRRDEGGRLIHPYGPHVFHTNSDRIFDYLSRFTAWRPYEHRVQGWIDGRLVPLPFNLTSLRMLFPEATAARLSERLVRAFGRDARPTIHDLRAAADDPDLRRVADYVFDKVFASYSARQWGVPVADLDPAVLARAPVVVGHDDRYFTDRHQAMPRDGYSALFARLLDHPNIHVSLNTAMAEVEPTTWTRMVYCGPLDDYFGRSAGALPYRSVRFAHRAVDVRDGLPVGTVNHPQAPDFTRVTDFRHLTREARATTALVTEYPMAHVPSVTEPHYPVLSEASGRLADEYRTMGRSLAGRVWFAGRLADFRYYNMDQAVGRALSLVEKTLAPAVMGAAA; translated from the coding sequence ATGTCCCGGCGATATGACTGGCTGGTGGTGGGGGCGGGGTTCACCGGGGCGGTGGTCGCCGAACGGCTGGCGCGCGGCCTGGATCAGCGCGTGCTGGTGATCGACCGGCGCGATCATGTCGGGGGCAACGCCCATGATCGCCGCGACGAGGGCGGGCGTCTGATCCATCCCTATGGGCCGCACGTCTTTCACACCAACAGCGACCGCATCTTCGATTATCTGAGCCGGTTCACGGCGTGGCGACCCTATGAACATCGGGTGCAAGGGTGGATCGACGGGCGGCTGGTTCCGCTGCCGTTCAACCTGACGTCGCTGCGGATGCTGTTCCCGGAGGCGACGGCGGCGCGGCTGTCCGAACGACTGGTCCGGGCGTTCGGCCGGGACGCGCGGCCGACCATCCACGACCTGAGGGCGGCGGCGGACGACCCCGATCTGAGGCGCGTCGCCGACTATGTGTTCGACAAGGTGTTCGCCAGCTATTCGGCCAGACAATGGGGCGTGCCGGTGGCAGATCTGGACCCCGCCGTCCTGGCCCGGGCGCCGGTGGTGGTCGGGCACGACGACCGCTATTTCACCGACCGTCATCAGGCCATGCCGCGCGACGGCTATTCGGCCCTGTTCGCGCGGCTGCTGGATCACCCGAACATCCATGTGTCCTTGAACACGGCGATGGCCGAGGTCGAGCCGACGACGTGGACCCGGATGGTCTATTGCGGGCCGCTGGACGATTATTTCGGCCGGTCGGCGGGCGCCTTGCCCTATCGCAGCGTGCGGTTCGCGCATCGGGCCGTGGATGTCCGCGACGGCCTGCCGGTCGGAACGGTCAACCATCCCCAGGCGCCCGACTTCACCCGCGTCACCGATTTCCGCCATCTGACGAGGGAGGCGAGGGCGACGACCGCCCTCGTCACCGAATATCCGATGGCCCATGTTCCCAGCGTGACCGAGCCGCACTATCCGGTCCTGTCCGAGGCGTCGGGGCGGTTGGCCGACGAATACCGGACGATGGGGCGGTCGCTGGCGGGCAGGGTCTGGTTCGCCGGGCGGCTGGCCGACTTCCGCTACTACAATATGGATCAGGCGGTGGGGCGGGCCCTGAGCCTGGTCGAAAAGACGCTGGCGCCGGCCGTTATGGGCGCAGCGGCATGA
- a CDS encoding glycosyltransferase family 2 protein translates to MRSPVVFAVVVTWNRRALLEQCLAHLFAQTRPCDGLIVVDNASDDGAAEMLADAWAGRATVVRMATNTGGAGGFNAGIRAAMQAGAERLWLMDDDVLAAPDALEALLAAETSLVREGAAPAFLCSSVRSPEGHLTNTPEIDRRENVLGYPAWGERLERGLIPVRQATFVSLLVGRAAVVRHGLPLAPMFIWGDDTEYTLRLSRDGPGHLVAASRVIHVRAAPGRLSIETEPDAKRERLHRYLTRNIILAKRRHEGAGSALRYAASRLRIAGGLALKGRWRKAGVLVAGVLDGARFDPEVEFCTGL, encoded by the coding sequence ATGAGGTCGCCCGTCGTCTTCGCGGTGGTGGTGACCTGGAACCGGCGCGCCCTGCTGGAGCAATGTCTGGCGCATCTGTTCGCCCAGACGCGGCCGTGCGACGGCCTGATCGTGGTGGACAACGCCAGCGACGACGGCGCCGCCGAGATGCTGGCCGACGCCTGGGCGGGGCGGGCGACCGTGGTGCGGATGGCCACCAACACCGGCGGGGCGGGCGGGTTCAACGCCGGGATTCGTGCGGCCATGCAGGCGGGGGCCGAACGGCTGTGGCTGATGGACGACGACGTGCTGGCCGCGCCCGATGCGCTGGAGGCGCTGTTGGCGGCCGAGACGTCGCTGGTCCGCGAGGGGGCGGCGCCCGCCTTTCTATGTTCCAGCGTCCGCTCGCCCGAAGGCCATCTGACCAATACGCCGGAGATCGACCGGCGGGAGAATGTGCTGGGCTATCCGGCCTGGGGCGAGCGTCTGGAGCGGGGGCTGATCCCGGTGCGACAGGCGACCTTCGTGTCGCTGCTGGTCGGTCGAGCGGCGGTCGTGCGGCACGGTTTGCCGCTGGCGCCGATGTTCATCTGGGGCGATGATACGGAATATACGCTGCGGCTGTCGCGCGACGGGCCGGGGCATTTGGTCGCCGCCAGCCGGGTGATCCACGTCCGCGCCGCGCCGGGTCGGTTGAGCATCGAGACCGAGCCGGACGCTAAACGGGAGCGGCTGCACCGCTATCTGACCCGCAACATCATCCTGGCCAAGCGGCGGCACGAGGGGGCGGGATCGGCGTTGCGCTATGCCGCGTCGCGGCTGCGGATAGCGGGCGGGCTGGCGCTGAAGGGGCGGTGGAGGAAGGCGGGGGTACTGGTCGCCGGGGTGCTGGACGGCGCGCGCTTCGATCCCGAGGTCGAGTTTTGCACGGGGCTGTAG